In one Sphingomonas sp. AP4-R1 genomic region, the following are encoded:
- a CDS encoding MmgE/PrpD family protein gives MNGTQDAEGLSRRIAEYIVTTSYEDLSPAVVRATKRSLLDAIGVMMAATTLGTGCEPFADLAREGGAGSATLIGRGASATPALAALANGALAHAIDFEDGHDGAPVHPNAVPIPAALAWAEGQGGIDGRLFLTALAIGCDLVCRMGLALAEDPARHGWYPPPMFGAWGAVAACAKLAGLDADRIVDAFSLLLCSSVCSGEIKYSPLSDMRAVRDGFPAQAAVQAVDLAQRGVKGFAAPLEGKAGFFALYGRSEYDPARLLDGLGTRFEGENLTFKLWPSCRGTHAGIEGALALRGEDPGIGERIARIALTGHPVMAMLDAPHAAKRAPATAIDAKFSLPFTVATALAKGAVTLDSFTPEALRDETVLALARKADFTPMADLPKDAIASGGIAIHMRDGSVREWFVAAPRGAPANPLSQEELVAKFRACAALAAAPDDERAAAIVERIEQLEAMADMRELLG, from the coding sequence ATGAACGGGACCCAGGACGCGGAGGGGCTGTCGCGCCGGATCGCGGAGTATATCGTCACGACCTCCTATGAGGATCTGTCGCCCGCCGTCGTGCGGGCGACGAAGCGCTCGCTGCTCGACGCGATCGGCGTGATGATGGCCGCGACCACGCTCGGCACCGGCTGCGAACCCTTCGCCGATCTGGCCCGCGAAGGCGGCGCGGGATCGGCGACGCTGATCGGGCGCGGCGCGAGCGCGACGCCGGCGCTGGCCGCGCTGGCCAATGGGGCGCTAGCCCACGCGATCGATTTCGAGGACGGGCATGATGGCGCTCCGGTCCATCCCAATGCGGTGCCGATCCCGGCCGCGCTCGCCTGGGCGGAAGGGCAGGGGGGGATCGATGGCCGCCTGTTCCTCACCGCGCTGGCGATCGGCTGCGATCTGGTGTGCCGGATGGGGCTGGCCCTGGCCGAGGATCCGGCGCGCCACGGCTGGTATCCGCCGCCCATGTTCGGCGCGTGGGGTGCGGTCGCCGCCTGCGCGAAGCTGGCGGGGCTGGATGCGGACCGCATCGTCGATGCCTTCTCGCTGCTGCTGTGCTCGTCCGTGTGCAGCGGAGAGATCAAATACAGCCCGCTCAGCGACATGCGGGCGGTGCGGGATGGCTTTCCGGCGCAGGCCGCGGTGCAGGCGGTGGATCTGGCGCAACGGGGCGTGAAGGGCTTCGCCGCGCCGCTGGAGGGCAAGGCCGGCTTCTTCGCGCTCTATGGGCGAAGCGAATATGATCCGGCGCGGTTGCTGGACGGCCTCGGCACGCGGTTCGAGGGCGAGAATCTCACCTTCAAGCTCTGGCCGAGTTGCCGGGGCACGCATGCCGGGATCGAGGGCGCGCTGGCGCTGCGGGGCGAGGATCCGGGGATTGGGGAGCGGATCGCGCGGATCGCGCTGACCGGGCATCCGGTGATGGCGATGCTGGATGCGCCCCATGCGGCCAAGCGGGCGCCGGCCACCGCGATCGACGCGAAATTCAGCTTGCCCTTCACGGTCGCGACCGCGCTGGCGAAGGGAGCGGTGACGCTCGACAGCTTCACACCGGAGGCGTTGAGGGACGAGACGGTGCTGGCGCTGGCGCGGAAGGCCGACTTCACGCCCATGGCCGATCTCCCGAAGGATGCGATCGCGAGCGGCGGCATCGCGATCCATATGCGCGACGGATCCGTCCGCGAATGGTTCGTCGCCGCGCCGCGCGGGGCACCCGCCAATCCGCTGTCGCAGGAGGAGCTGGTCGCCAAGTTTCGGGCGTGCGCCGCTTTGGCCGCCGCTCCGGACGACGAGCGGGCGGCCGCGATCGTCGAGCGGATCGAGCAGCTGGAGGCGATGGCCGACATGCGGGAGCTTCTGGGCTAG
- a CDS encoding DUF4198 domain-containing protein, which produces MTRRDRVMAERKRGAMALRGALGVLMLAPPAAAHMPYVLPSVFDVGTRSAIGIEAAFSEDAFRPEIGMDNAPFEATGPNGTTVRLAAPTRLGDRTVAEAPLSAEGIWRISSGQRLGRMNRMVRDGATWKVLGEDAAAPAGATILKVQSTTLADAYVLRGHPGAAGALKPRGTGLEIHPLGDPTAAGKGEPIAFEILYQGKPLPGATVSAFREAGYYDGRKTLPDAITGADGRFSLTPPDAGRYLLLVRHRDAAPQTAAAPYYSYSVTLAFEAM; this is translated from the coding sequence ATGACGCGGCGGGATCGGGTTATGGCGGAGCGGAAACGTGGCGCGATGGCGCTGCGGGGCGCGCTGGGGGTGTTGATGCTGGCGCCGCCGGCGGCCGCTCACATGCCTTACGTGCTTCCGTCGGTATTCGACGTGGGCACGCGCAGCGCGATCGGCATCGAGGCGGCCTTCAGCGAGGATGCGTTCCGGCCCGAAATCGGCATGGACAATGCTCCGTTCGAAGCGACGGGGCCGAATGGCACGACCGTCCGATTGGCGGCGCCGACCCGTCTCGGGGATCGCACCGTCGCCGAAGCGCCGCTGTCGGCGGAAGGGATCTGGCGCATCTCGTCCGGCCAGCGGCTCGGCCGGATGAACCGGATGGTGCGGGACGGCGCCACGTGGAAGGTTTTGGGCGAAGATGCGGCCGCGCCGGCCGGCGCGACGATCCTCAAGGTGCAGAGTACCACGCTGGCCGATGCCTATGTGCTGCGCGGCCATCCGGGAGCGGCCGGCGCGCTGAAGCCGCGGGGCACGGGGCTGGAAATCCATCCGCTCGGCGATCCGACGGCGGCGGGGAAGGGGGAGCCGATCGCGTTCGAGATCCTGTATCAGGGCAAGCCGTTGCCGGGCGCGACCGTTTCGGCCTTCCGGGAGGCCGGCTATTATGACGGCCGGAAGACCTTGCCGGATGCGATCACGGGCGCGGACGGCCGGTTCAGCCTCACGCCACCCGATGCCGGCCGCTACCTCCTTCTCGTCCGACATCGGGACGCGGCACCGCAGACGGCGGCGGCGCCTTATTACAGCTATTCGGTGACGCTCGCGTTCGAAGCGATGTAG
- a CDS encoding HAMP domain-containing sensor histidine kinase, with translation MSGARAHSLRFRFAVASLLWVGIGTLVAGLVISGLYRRHVTHTFVSDLANHLDELASLTVKGADGRPAIDRPLSDPRFQEKRSGFYWQIERDGRPALISASLAGHHLVPSRGDDTDLPIWTRDHGEWLLRIDRPGPAGLLFSITASGRVLDAELQAFRTDLAVSLGVFATLMLVGAALQVQYGLRPTQRLAEWIEDLRRGRRDRLPDDVPSEFAGVVQQMNELIKAQAALVARARIEAGNLGHNLRTPLALVTGEAEQLADAGHDASAAFILDQCHRMQRQIDYQMKRAAAAGARGTGIVADLRDFIGPIADALRRLHAARDVAIANDIPAGLSVACDPGDLAEILSNLIDNACKWAGSTVRIGAAAHAEGIAISVADDGPGIPHSERVRVLEVGVRLDETTPGTGLGLTISRDIAALYGGTLDLRTAPDAQGLVVMVRLPRR, from the coding sequence GTGAGCGGCGCCCGCGCGCACAGCCTGCGCTTCCGCTTCGCGGTCGCGTCTCTGCTCTGGGTGGGGATCGGAACGTTGGTGGCGGGCCTCGTCATCAGCGGTCTTTATCGCCGCCACGTCACGCACACCTTCGTCAGCGATCTCGCCAACCATCTCGACGAACTGGCGAGCCTTACGGTCAAGGGTGCGGACGGGCGCCCGGCGATCGATCGCCCCCTCTCCGATCCCCGTTTTCAGGAGAAGCGCTCCGGTTTCTACTGGCAGATCGAACGCGACGGGCGGCCGGCGCTCATCTCCGCATCGCTGGCGGGCCATCACCTCGTGCCGTCCCGTGGCGACGATACGGACCTGCCGATCTGGACGCGCGATCATGGCGAGTGGCTGCTGCGGATCGATCGGCCGGGCCCCGCTGGCCTGCTCTTCTCGATCACCGCGTCCGGCCGGGTGCTGGACGCCGAGCTTCAAGCCTTCCGCACCGATCTGGCCGTCTCGCTCGGCGTGTTCGCCACGCTGATGCTGGTCGGGGCCGCTCTCCAGGTGCAATATGGCCTGCGTCCCACGCAGCGCCTGGCCGAATGGATCGAGGATCTGCGCCGGGGGCGGCGCGATCGGTTGCCGGACGACGTGCCCAGCGAATTTGCGGGCGTCGTGCAGCAGATGAACGAACTGATCAAAGCGCAGGCGGCGCTCGTCGCGCGTGCGCGCATCGAGGCGGGCAATCTCGGCCACAATCTGCGCACTCCGCTGGCCCTGGTCACCGGGGAAGCGGAGCAACTGGCCGATGCCGGCCACGATGCCAGCGCGGCCTTCATCCTCGACCAGTGCCACCGGATGCAGCGCCAGATCGACTATCAGATGAAGCGGGCCGCCGCCGCCGGCGCGCGCGGGACCGGGATCGTCGCCGATCTGCGCGACTTCATCGGCCCGATCGCCGACGCGTTGCGGCGGCTCCATGCCGCGCGCGACGTGGCGATCGCCAACGATATTCCGGCGGGCCTGTCGGTCGCCTGCGATCCCGGCGATCTTGCCGAGATTCTGTCCAACCTGATCGACAATGCCTGCAAATGGGCCGGCTCGACCGTGCGGATCGGCGCCGCGGCGCATGCTGAAGGGATCGCAATCTCAGTGGCGGATGACGGCCCCGGAATCCCCCACTCCGAGAGAGTGAGGGTCCTCGAAGTCGGTGTCCGCCTCGACGAAACCACGCCCGGAACCGGGCTCGGCCTCACCATCTCGCGCGATATCGCCGCGCTGTACGGGGGCACGCTCGATCTGCGGACGGCCCCCGATGCGCAAGGTCTGGTTGTGATGGTGCGATTGCCCCGCCGATGA
- a CDS encoding efflux RND transporter periplasmic adaptor subunit — MAHRILPSACALSLLLAACSGGEEAKAPEPAAKGPPGSIGLTPAQVARLDIAFAAATAATEVPVADVPATIAPPPNARVAVAATIPGSVTRTMVVEGQQVRAGQPLAVIASREVLTMQAAMEQASARAAVSRASAHRLDQLAREGVIAGARADEAGASRREAEAELGEQKRALALIHAGRSGGTYTLTAPIAGTVTKAAIEAGAPVDGTSAPYVIDAAGRYEITAQLPERLIGQIRPGMKVVLEGVTGTVTSVGSTVDATTRSALLRATVPASAGFISGRATTVTLLKPATSGAIAVPTNAVVMIEGKPVVFVRTPGGIVRRAVTSAGAAGDLTVLLSGVKAGEQVAISGTSELKALAAN; from the coding sequence GTGGCCCATCGCATCCTCCCCTCCGCCTGCGCGCTTTCGCTGCTTCTCGCCGCCTGTTCGGGTGGGGAGGAGGCCAAGGCGCCGGAGCCCGCCGCCAAGGGCCCGCCGGGCTCGATCGGCCTGACCCCGGCGCAGGTCGCCCGTCTGGACATCGCCTTCGCGGCGGCGACGGCGGCGACCGAGGTGCCCGTGGCGGATGTACCCGCGACGATCGCGCCGCCCCCCAATGCGCGCGTCGCGGTGGCGGCGACGATCCCCGGCTCCGTCACGCGGACGATGGTGGTGGAGGGGCAGCAGGTGCGCGCCGGCCAGCCGCTCGCCGTGATCGCCAGCCGCGAGGTGCTGACGATGCAGGCGGCGATGGAGCAGGCCTCGGCCCGCGCCGCCGTCTCGCGCGCCTCCGCGCATCGGCTCGATCAGCTGGCGCGCGAGGGCGTGATCGCCGGCGCCCGCGCCGACGAGGCGGGCGCCTCCCGGCGCGAGGCGGAGGCCGAACTGGGCGAGCAGAAGCGCGCCCTCGCGCTGATCCACGCCGGACGCAGCGGCGGCACCTATACGCTCACCGCGCCGATCGCGGGCACGGTCACGAAAGCCGCGATCGAGGCGGGCGCGCCCGTCGACGGCACCAGCGCGCCCTACGTGATCGACGCCGCCGGCCGCTACGAGATCACCGCCCAATTGCCCGAGCGCCTGATCGGGCAGATCCGGCCCGGCATGAAGGTCGTTCTGGAAGGCGTGACCGGCACGGTCACCAGCGTCGGCTCGACGGTCGACGCCACCACCCGTTCGGCGCTGCTGCGCGCGACCGTGCCCGCGTCGGCGGGCTTCATCTCCGGCCGGGCGACGACGGTGACGCTGCTGAAGCCCGCCACCTCCGGCGCGATCGCCGTGCCGACCAACGCGGTCGTCATGATCGAGGGCAAGCCCGTGGTGTTCGTGCGGACGCCGGGCGGCATCGTCCGGCGCGCGGTGACGAGCGCGGGGGCTGCAGGCGATCTCACCGTTTTGCTGTCCGGCGTGAAGGCGGGCGAGCAGGTCGCGATCTCGGGCACGAGTGAGCTCAAGGCGCTGGCGGCGAACTGA
- a CDS encoding DUF6607 family protein, translating to MTYRILLSIAVLTAPLAAAPAVAQASFAVAPVYGDKAKDRASILAMAGTFKVTFDMRETVPLVAGYKLFEPKLSGGHEVVRVVIDTPDVIGLQHLLVVEGEDKKPMVIKHWRQDWAWQPATVLSYVGRGRWSLLPVSATARKGAWSQTVYQTDDSPRYGGLGRWRYDDGVARWMSDETSRPLARRDATRKPPYDHYIGTNRHALTPTGWVHEQDNAKIGTKDGTRQTFAHEVLLNSYVPASDFPVAAADEYWVKTKDYWAAVRADWAQAVARNKGLTLGEDADAGSVTGHQLMLLADDIASGEAKADEAKAEAAKLIQEASSQRP from the coding sequence ATGACATATCGCATTTTGCTCTCGATCGCGGTGCTGACGGCGCCGCTGGCGGCCGCGCCGGCCGTCGCCCAGGCGTCGTTCGCGGTCGCCCCGGTCTATGGCGACAAGGCGAAGGACCGCGCCTCGATCCTCGCCATGGCCGGCACCTTCAAGGTGACGTTCGACATGCGCGAGACCGTCCCCCTCGTCGCCGGCTACAAGCTGTTCGAGCCCAAGCTCAGCGGCGGGCACGAGGTCGTCCGCGTCGTGATCGACACGCCCGATGTGATCGGCCTCCAGCATCTGCTGGTGGTCGAGGGCGAGGACAAGAAGCCCATGGTAATCAAGCATTGGCGTCAGGACTGGGCGTGGCAGCCCGCCACCGTCCTGTCCTATGTCGGACGGGGCCGCTGGTCGCTGCTCCCCGTCTCGGCGACGGCCCGCAAGGGCGCCTGGTCGCAGACCGTCTACCAGACCGACGACAGCCCGCGTTACGGCGGCCTCGGTCGCTGGCGCTATGACGACGGCGTCGCCCGCTGGATGAGCGACGAGACCAGCCGCCCCCTCGCCCGCCGCGACGCCACCCGCAAGCCGCCCTACGATCATTATATCGGCACCAATCGCCACGCGCTGACGCCCACCGGCTGGGTGCATGAGCAGGACAATGCCAAGATCGGGACGAAGGACGGCACCCGGCAGACTTTCGCGCACGAGGTGCTGCTCAACTCCTATGTGCCGGCCAGTGATTTCCCGGTGGCCGCCGCCGACGAATATTGGGTGAAGACGAAGGATTATTGGGCGGCCGTCCGCGCAGACTGGGCGCAGGCGGTCGCCCGGAACAAGGGCCTCACGCTCGGCGAGGATGCCGATGCCGGCTCGGTCACGGGCCACCAGCTCATGCTGCTGGCGGACGATATCGCCTCGGGCGAAGCGAAGGCCGACGAGGCCAAGGCGGAGGCCGCCAAGCTGATCCAGGAGGCCAGTTCGCAGCGCCCCTGA
- a CDS encoding S9 family peptidase encodes MFRPAMMLSLLVGSAAVAQAGQPVADATTPSHRFGPRDVFSLSQASDVQISPDGKRIAYTRATGDIMIDGDRNEVWLVDVASGQQTPLGVAGSSRPRWSPDGTRLAFSARADGQKPQIYVRWLATGTNAAITTVPEAPSDMAWSPDGRKIGFTMFVPGEGEKLGAPIAKPEGAKWAEPLKIIGQVRYRADGAGYLRPGYRHVFTVSADGGAARQLTFGPYDDGRSIAWAGNSRSLLVSANRGKDPERDAQNSDIFSVDAESGALRQLTTRYGPDEQPATSPDGRLIAFVGYDDKLLGNQSNRLSVMNADGSNARVLATIDRDLGDPQWSGDGKSIFVSYADHGVTKVARVTLDGHMTNVASGLASGELDRPYSSGDYSVSKSGAVAVTAGDGTHPGDVAIVGRGGELRRLTNLNRDLFEGKTLGQVKPMAVTSSAGGLPIDAWMVTPPDFDPNRKYPMILEIHGGPFSSYGPVWSTDDQLYAAAGYIVVYANPRGSTSYGEEFANRIHHNYPSEDYDDLMSVVDAAIAGGHVDPNALFVTGGSGGGLLTAWIVGKTDRFKAAVSQKPVINWTSEVLTTDGYTTMAKYWFGKMPWEDQEQYWRRSPLSLVGNVKTPTAVMVGEEDHRTPPGEAEQFYAALQIRSVPTTLIRVPGASHGGLADRPSQLVGENAAILAWFDRYRPR; translated from the coding sequence ATGTTCCGGCCCGCTATGATGCTCTCTCTGCTCGTTGGGAGCGCGGCTGTGGCCCAGGCCGGGCAGCCGGTGGCGGATGCGACGACGCCGTCCCATCGCTTCGGGCCGCGCGACGTCTTCTCGTTGTCGCAGGCGAGCGACGTGCAGATCAGCCCCGACGGCAAGCGCATCGCCTATACGCGCGCCACCGGCGACATCATGATCGACGGGGATCGCAATGAGGTCTGGCTGGTCGATGTCGCCAGCGGTCAGCAGACGCCGTTGGGCGTGGCGGGCAGCTCGCGGCCGCGCTGGTCGCCGGACGGCACCCGTCTCGCCTTTTCCGCGCGGGCCGACGGGCAGAAGCCGCAAATCTATGTCCGCTGGCTGGCCACGGGCACCAATGCCGCGATCACGACCGTGCCCGAGGCGCCGTCCGACATGGCCTGGTCGCCGGACGGCAGGAAGATCGGTTTCACGATGTTCGTGCCGGGCGAGGGCGAGAAGCTCGGCGCTCCGATCGCCAAGCCCGAGGGGGCGAAATGGGCGGAGCCGCTGAAGATCATCGGGCAGGTGCGCTACCGGGCGGACGGTGCCGGCTATCTGCGTCCGGGATATCGTCACGTCTTCACCGTTTCGGCGGATGGCGGCGCCGCCCGTCAGCTGACCTTCGGGCCCTATGACGATGGCCGCAGCATCGCCTGGGCGGGGAACAGCCGCAGCCTGCTGGTTTCGGCCAATCGCGGCAAGGATCCGGAGCGCGACGCCCAGAATAGCGACATCTTCTCCGTGGATGCCGAGAGCGGCGCGCTGCGCCAGCTGACCACGCGCTACGGTCCTGACGAGCAGCCGGCCACATCGCCCGACGGCCGCCTGATCGCGTTCGTCGGCTATGACGACAAATTGCTGGGCAATCAGAGCAACCGGCTGTCGGTGATGAACGCCGACGGCAGCAACGCCCGCGTGCTGGCCACGATCGATCGCGATCTCGGCGATCCGCAATGGTCGGGCGACGGCAAGTCGATCTTCGTCAGCTATGCCGATCACGGCGTGACGAAGGTGGCGCGGGTGACGCTGGACGGCCACATGACGAATGTGGCGTCGGGCCTCGCCAGCGGCGAACTCGACCGGCCGTATTCCAGCGGCGATTACAGCGTCTCGAAGAGCGGCGCCGTCGCCGTTACGGCGGGGGATGGAACGCATCCGGGCGATGTCGCGATCGTCGGGCGAGGGGGCGAATTGCGGCGCCTGACGAACCTCAACCGCGATCTGTTCGAGGGCAAGACGCTGGGGCAGGTCAAGCCGATGGCGGTGACCTCCTCGGCTGGCGGGCTGCCGATCGATGCGTGGATGGTGACACCGCCCGATTTCGATCCCAACCGCAAATATCCGATGATCCTGGAGATCCACGGCGGGCCCTTCTCCAGCTACGGCCCGGTCTGGTCGACCGACGATCAGCTGTATGCGGCGGCGGGCTATATCGTGGTCTATGCCAATCCGCGCGGCTCGACCTCCTATGGCGAGGAATTCGCGAACCGCATCCACCACAATTATCCGAGCGAGGATTATGACGACCTGATGAGCGTCGTCGATGCCGCGATCGCGGGCGGGCATGTCGATCCGAACGCCCTGTTCGTCACGGGCGGATCGGGCGGCGGCCTGCTCACCGCGTGGATCGTGGGCAAGACCGACCGCTTCAAGGCGGCGGTCTCGCAGAAGCCGGTGATCAACTGGACGAGCGAGGTGCTGACCACCGACGGCTATACCACGATGGCCAAATATTGGTTCGGCAAGATGCCGTGGGAGGATCAGGAGCAATATTGGCGCCGCTCGCCGCTGAGCCTCGTCGGCAATGTGAAGACGCCGACGGCGGTGATGGTGGGCGAGGAGGATCATCGCACCCCGCCGGGCGAGGCCGAGCAATTCTATGCCGCGCTCCAGATCCGATCGGTGCCGACCACCCTGATCCGCGTGCCCGGCGCCAGCCACGGCGGCCTCGCGGATCGCCCGTCCCAGCTCGTGGGCGAGAATGCCGCCATCCTGGCATGGTTCGATCGCTATCGGCCGCGTTGA
- a CDS encoding response regulator transcription factor yields MRILLVEDEAELARRTIASLARAGITAEWLPKAEDAAGFAEDGFNALIVDLGLPGISGLDLIRLLRRRGVATPILILTARGSWEEKVEGLNAGADDFLVKPVRAEELIARLHALARRAAGHLVSRLEAGALALDTSTREAWLEGSAIDLTKNEFRLLRAFLLEPSRTLSREAILDRLYALETERDPNTVEVLVGRLRRKIGHARVATMRGFGYRLVP; encoded by the coding sequence ATGCGGATTTTGTTGGTCGAGGATGAGGCGGAACTGGCGCGGCGCACGATCGCCAGCCTGGCGCGGGCGGGGATCACCGCCGAATGGCTGCCCAAGGCCGAGGATGCGGCGGGATTCGCCGAGGACGGCTTCAATGCGCTGATCGTCGATCTCGGCCTGCCCGGCATCAGCGGGCTGGACCTGATCCGCCTGCTCCGCCGTCGCGGGGTGGCGACGCCGATCCTGATCCTCACGGCGCGGGGGAGCTGGGAGGAGAAAGTGGAAGGCCTGAATGCCGGTGCGGACGATTTCCTCGTGAAGCCGGTGCGCGCGGAGGAACTGATCGCGCGCCTTCATGCGCTGGCGCGCCGTGCGGCGGGGCATCTCGTCTCGCGGCTGGAAGCGGGCGCGCTCGCGCTGGACACCAGCACGCGGGAGGCGTGGCTGGAGGGATCGGCGATCGATCTCACCAAGAACGAATTCCGCCTGCTGCGCGCCTTCCTGCTGGAGCCGAGCCGCACGCTGTCCCGCGAGGCGATCCTCGACAGGCTCTATGCGCTGGAGACGGAGCGCGATCCCAATACGGTGGAGGTGCTGGTCGGGCGCCTGCGTCGCAAGATCGGCCATGCGCGCGTCGCCACGATGCGCGGCTTCGGCTATCGGCTCGTCCCGTGA
- a CDS encoding TonB-dependent hemoglobin/transferrin/lactoferrin family receptor produces the protein MKSSYLTGAALAALILSSPVHAADLSAADVGAAADGTSEAEQITVTATRTEKSVIDVPATVSVIDASTITDRFVNDIKDLIRYEPGVAVRRAPARFTAAGASTGRDRNSGFNIRGLEGNRVLITVDGVRVPDGFSFGAQSVGRGDYVDLDLVKSVEILRGPASALYGSDGVAGAVSFITKDPADFLKDGKTIAGGARVGYDSSDESWSESAVLAGKSGQFSAMVAYTRRDGKELDNKGTNDSANTDRTTPNPQDTASNAVLGRVVWQPSDAHRVRATYEHFDSDVDTNVLSAIAKPPLASTSVLGLTAADDTKRDRATLDYRYIGEGLISGVRAAAWWQNSRTLQDALEDRNTAADRRRINRFNNRVYGAMLQLESKASIAGTEHLFVYGADYSRTRQTGVRDGTVPPAGEVYPTRAFPTTNYSLVGLFAQDEIRIADGLVTLYPALRWDHYKLDPKADALFTGFVPSKQSGSKLTPRIGAVVKPIEQIRLFANYTQGFKAPEPNQINNSFANVVANYRSVPNPDLKPESSRSVEGGIRFAGSGATAELVAFSSRFRNFIDQIQVRGSFTAADPAVYQYVNLGRVKIHGIEAKGDYRLPQGFGVRTALSWAKGSVRQAGVAGTRPLDSVEPFKFVAGAFYQPEGGPFRAEIVTTHSAGKKVSRTNNSCNTTTTSCFTPSGFWIVDATASFRILDHATIRAGLFNIFDKKYFWWSDVRGLAATSSIRDAYSQPGRNFGLSLAATF, from the coding sequence ATGAAGTCGAGTTACCTGACCGGCGCCGCCCTCGCGGCGCTGATCCTGTCGTCGCCGGTCCATGCCGCCGACCTGTCCGCCGCCGATGTCGGCGCCGCTGCCGACGGCACGAGCGAAGCCGAACAGATCACCGTGACGGCCACGCGCACCGAAAAGTCCGTGATTGATGTGCCGGCGACCGTGTCCGTCATCGACGCATCCACCATCACCGATCGCTTCGTGAACGATATCAAGGATCTGATCCGTTACGAGCCCGGCGTCGCCGTCCGCCGCGCCCCCGCCCGCTTCACGGCGGCCGGCGCCTCCACCGGGCGTGATCGCAACAGCGGCTTCAACATTCGCGGGCTTGAGGGCAATCGCGTGCTGATCACCGTCGATGGCGTGCGTGTGCCGGACGGGTTCAGCTTCGGCGCGCAGTCCGTGGGCCGGGGCGACTATGTCGACCTTGATCTGGTCAAGTCGGTTGAGATCCTGCGCGGCCCGGCCTCCGCGCTTTACGGCTCCGACGGTGTGGCCGGCGCGGTGAGCTTCATCACCAAGGACCCGGCGGATTTCCTGAAGGACGGCAAGACGATCGCGGGCGGCGCCCGCGTCGGATACGACAGTTCGGACGAAAGCTGGAGCGAGAGCGCCGTCCTCGCCGGCAAGTCGGGCCAGTTCTCGGCGATGGTCGCCTACACCCGCCGCGACGGCAAGGAACTGGACAACAAAGGCACGAACGACAGCGCCAACACCGATCGCACCACGCCCAATCCGCAGGATACGGCGTCCAACGCGGTGCTCGGCCGGGTCGTGTGGCAGCCGTCCGACGCGCATCGCGTGCGCGCCACCTACGAGCATTTCGATTCCGACGTGGATACGAACGTGCTGAGCGCGATCGCCAAGCCGCCGCTCGCCTCCACCTCGGTTCTCGGTCTCACCGCCGCCGACGATACGAAGCGTGATCGTGCGACCCTCGACTATCGTTACATCGGCGAAGGGCTGATCTCGGGCGTCCGCGCCGCCGCCTGGTGGCAGAACAGCCGCACGCTGCAGGATGCGCTGGAGGATCGCAACACGGCCGCCGATCGCCGCCGCATCAATCGCTTCAACAATCGCGTCTATGGCGCGATGCTGCAGCTGGAAAGCAAGGCGTCGATCGCCGGCACCGAGCATCTGTTCGTCTATGGCGCGGATTATAGCCGCACCCGCCAGACCGGCGTGCGCGACGGCACCGTGCCGCCTGCGGGCGAAGTCTATCCGACGCGCGCCTTTCCCACCACGAACTACAGCCTCGTCGGCCTGTTCGCACAGGACGAGATCCGCATCGCGGACGGCCTCGTCACGCTCTATCCGGCGCTGCGCTGGGATCATTACAAGCTGGATCCGAAGGCCGACGCCCTGTTCACCGGCTTCGTACCGAGCAAACAAAGCGGATCGAAGCTCACCCCCCGCATCGGCGCGGTGGTGAAACCGATCGAGCAGATCCGCCTGTTCGCCAATTACACACAGGGTTTCAAGGCGCCCGAGCCCAACCAGATCAACAACAGCTTCGCCAATGTGGTGGCCAATTACCGCTCGGTCCCGAACCCGGACCTGAAGCCCGAAAGCAGCCGCAGCGTCGAGGGCGGCATCCGCTTCGCCGGCAGCGGCGCGACGGCCGAGCTGGTCGCGTTCAGCAGCCGCTTCCGCAACTTCATCGATCAGATCCAGGTGCGCGGCAGCTTCACCGCCGCCGATCCGGCCGTCTATCAGTACGTCAATCTCGGCCGGGTGAAGATCCACGGGATCGAGGCGAAGGGCGATTATCGTCTGCCGCAGGGCTTCGGCGTGCGGACCGCGCTGAGCTGGGCGAAGGGCTCCGTGCGGCAGGCCGGCGTGGCGGGCACGCGCCCGCTCGACAGCGTCGAGCCGTTCAAGTTCGTCGCCGGCGCCTTCTACCAGCCCGAGGGCGGCCCGTTCCGCGCCGAGATCGTCACCACCCATTCGGCCGGCAAGAAAGTCTCGCGCACGAACAACAGCTGCAACACCACCACGACGAGCTGCTTCACGCCGTCGGGCTTCTGGATCGTCGATGCGACCGCCTCGTTCCGGATCCTCGATCATGCGACGATCCGCGCCGGCCTGTTCAACATCTTCGACAAGAAATATTTCTGGTGGAGCGATGTGCGCGGCCTCGCCGCGACCTCGTCGATCCGGGATGCCTACAGCCAGCCGGGCCGCAATTTCGGCCTTTCGCTCGCCGCGACCTTCTGA